In the genome of Thermodesulfovibrio thiophilus DSM 17215, the window TGGAGATGGATGTATTCTTACTGGACAGGTGGGCATTTCAGACCATGTAGAAATTGAGGCGGAAACAATCATTACAGCTCAATCAGGAGTTATGCCAGGCAAGGTTCCTAGAGGTATTTTTTCTGGTTCTCCCATAATGCCTCATAGAGAATGGCTTCGAGCAAATGCAATTTTTCAGAAACTTCCTGAGCTTTATAAAAAAATAAAAGAACTTGAAGAAAAAGTAAAAAAACTGGAGGATAGAAATGATTGATATTAAAGAAATAATGAATATTCTTCCTCATAGATATCCATTTCTTTTAGTTGACAGAGTTTTAGAGCTAATTCCTGATAAAAAAGCAGTAGGCATAAAAAATGTTACCATGAATGAACCATTTTTTCAGGGGCACTTTCCAGGAAATCCTGTTATGCCAGGAGTTTTAATTATTGAAGCAATGGCTCAGGTAGCTGGAATTTTAGCCTTTAAATCAGGAATTGAGGGAACAGGAGTTTTATTTTTAAGCATCGAAAAGGTTAAATTTCGCAAACCAATTACCCCAGGGGACCAGATCAGATTTGAAGTTAATGTTATGCACAGACGTGGTGGAGTATGGAAGTTTTCAGGAACAGCAAAAGTTAATGATACCTTAACAACAGAAGCTGAATTCACAGCAATGGTTACACAGTGAGGTAAGATTTAATGAAAAACATACACAAAACTGCAATTATCAGCCCAAAAGCAGAACTTGATGAGAATATAATGATCGGTCCTTACTGCATAATAGGAGATC includes:
- the fabZ gene encoding 3-hydroxyacyl-ACP dehydratase FabZ, coding for MIDIKEIMNILPHRYPFLLVDRVLELIPDKKAVGIKNVTMNEPFFQGHFPGNPVMPGVLIIEAMAQVAGILAFKSGIEGTGVLFLSIEKVKFRKPITPGDQIRFEVNVMHRRGGVWKFSGTAKVNDTLTTEAEFTAMVTQ